A section of the Dehalobacter sp. DCM genome encodes:
- the acsD gene encoding acetyl-CoA decarbonylase/synthase complex subunit delta, giving the protein MAFKTSVQKYSGSINNLELGTGENTLSLGGQNALPFYNFDGETGSGTKIGLEILDVYPESWIPALKALYGSAIDSTVAWAKAVEEKYAPDFICLRFEGADPNGLNKPVNECAALAKEVAAAIKTPLVIAGTQNHEKDLKLFEKVAEVLEGKNVLLMSAVEDNYKTVAAAGVTAYKHKVAAESSVDINLAKQLNILINQLEIKNESIVMNVGSAPVGYGFEYVASTMDRIRLAGLGQNDKTLQMPIITPVSFDTWNVKEAASTEEDSPEWGNQEERGIAMEISTAASVIAAGSDAVVVRHPRSAETIRAFINAMK; this is encoded by the coding sequence GTGGCTTTTAAAACCTCAGTCCAAAAGTATAGTGGAAGCATTAACAATCTCGAATTAGGGACAGGGGAAAACACCTTATCACTTGGTGGTCAAAACGCATTACCGTTCTATAATTTTGACGGTGAAACCGGGAGCGGTACCAAAATTGGCTTGGAAATCCTTGATGTTTATCCTGAGAGCTGGATTCCTGCGCTGAAGGCACTTTACGGTTCTGCTATCGACAGTACGGTCGCTTGGGCGAAAGCGGTAGAAGAAAAATATGCACCTGACTTTATTTGTCTGCGTTTTGAAGGCGCCGACCCGAACGGTTTAAATAAACCGGTGAACGAATGTGCTGCTTTAGCTAAGGAAGTTGCTGCAGCAATTAAAACGCCTCTTGTGATTGCCGGTACGCAGAATCATGAGAAAGATCTTAAGCTATTTGAGAAAGTCGCCGAAGTATTGGAAGGCAAAAACGTCTTACTTATGTCCGCTGTGGAAGACAACTATAAAACGGTCGCTGCAGCAGGTGTCACGGCTTACAAACATAAGGTTGCTGCCGAATCATCCGTCGACATTAACCTTGCCAAACAATTAAACATTTTAATTAATCAACTTGAAATTAAAAACGAAAGTATTGTCATGAATGTCGGCAGCGCCCCTGTCGGCTATGGATTTGAATATGTGGCTTCAACGATGGACCGTATCCGTCTTGCTGGTTTAGGCCAGAATGATAAGACGCTTCAGATGCCGATTATTACCCCGGTTTCTTTCGATACGTGGAACGTCAAGGAAGCAGCGTCGACTGAAGAAGATTCTCCGGAATGGGGCAATCAGGAAGAGCGTGGCATTGCCATGGAAATCTCTACGGCTGCCAGCGTCATCGCTGCCGGTTCTGATGCCGTTGTCGTACGTCATCCGCGTTCAGCTGAGACAATTCGTGCGTTTATTAATGCGATGAAATAA
- the cooS gene encoding anaerobic carbon-monoxide dehydrogenase catalytic subunit: protein MDEKTKVPEEKKVLDETTISLDLATQEMYKKAAENGLDTMWDRKAALKTQCGFGEQGVCCRICQMGPCRVSPIPGKGVQKGVCGATADVIASRHYARMVAAGTSAHSDHGRHIAHVLHSIRPDGDYKIKDEKKLLNLAAAWGIETEGKDIYAIAHELSEAALYDFGRPFGNMTLPTSLPEQRKAVWQKNKLQPEAIDKEVVSILHATHMGCTADAESMINLSMRTSLSDGYGGSYIGTQFSDILFGTPMPRELEMNLGVIDKGMVNIVLHGHDPSLSEMIVLASEDPELKALAKEVGSEGINLVGVCCTGNEVAMRHGIKTAGSFNQQELCIATGAVEAMIVDVQCIFPALAPLAKCFHTKFITTSSTARITDAMHIEFDKDNALECAKGIVRVAIENYKNRAQDKVSIPDYKQVSRIGYSNEGIINQLNLVVNSYTHKPGTFEPLAQCLVSGVLRGAAGVVGCNNPKIKGDSSHVTLIKELLANDVIVVVTGCAAQAASKAGLLSDDAIKYCGEGLRKVCELADIPPVLHMGSCVDNSRILNLVGEVAKILGLDMSELPVVGAAMEWMSEKAVAIGTYVVTSGIDTFLGVIPSVTGSPEVTDILTNRLENSVGAKFFFETNPEIAAEKILARIEEKRTHVDALNNQRMNVPGYDDLTPAGF, encoded by the coding sequence ATGGACGAAAAAACAAAAGTACCCGAAGAGAAAAAGGTACTCGATGAAACCACCATCTCATTGGATCTGGCGACGCAGGAAATGTACAAAAAGGCTGCGGAAAATGGCTTAGATACCATGTGGGACAGAAAAGCCGCTCTGAAAACCCAATGCGGCTTCGGTGAACAAGGTGTTTGCTGCCGAATTTGCCAAATGGGTCCTTGCCGGGTCAGCCCGATACCGGGTAAAGGGGTTCAAAAAGGGGTCTGCGGCGCGACGGCCGATGTCATCGCCTCCCGTCATTATGCCCGTATGGTCGCTGCCGGTACCTCGGCTCACTCCGACCATGGCCGGCATATCGCCCACGTGCTTCATTCCATCCGTCCAGACGGTGATTACAAAATCAAGGATGAAAAGAAACTGCTGAACTTGGCGGCTGCTTGGGGTATTGAAACTGAAGGCAAGGATATTTATGCTATTGCCCATGAACTATCCGAGGCGGCTTTATACGATTTTGGCAGACCGTTTGGCAACATGACACTGCCTACGAGCTTACCTGAACAGAGAAAAGCTGTCTGGCAGAAGAACAAACTGCAGCCGGAAGCCATTGATAAGGAAGTCGTTTCTATATTGCACGCGACACATATGGGATGTACTGCTGATGCTGAAAGCATGATAAACCTATCGATGCGAACCTCACTTAGCGATGGTTATGGCGGCTCCTATATCGGAACGCAATTCAGTGATATTTTATTCGGAACGCCCATGCCGCGCGAGCTGGAAATGAATCTGGGTGTTATCGATAAAGGTATGGTCAACATTGTATTGCACGGACATGATCCATCTTTATCGGAAATGATCGTTCTCGCATCTGAAGATCCCGAACTGAAAGCGCTGGCTAAAGAAGTCGGATCTGAAGGCATTAATCTCGTTGGTGTCTGCTGCACCGGCAATGAGGTTGCTATGCGTCATGGTATCAAAACGGCGGGTAGTTTTAATCAACAAGAGCTGTGCATTGCCACCGGCGCCGTTGAAGCAATGATTGTTGACGTACAGTGTATTTTCCCTGCGCTTGCTCCTTTGGCAAAATGTTTCCACACAAAATTCATTACAACATCCAGCACTGCTAGAATCACAGACGCCATGCACATTGAGTTTGATAAAGATAACGCTTTGGAATGTGCCAAAGGAATAGTCCGCGTCGCCATTGAGAATTATAAGAACAGAGCTCAGGATAAGGTTTCAATACCTGACTATAAACAAGTATCCCGAATCGGCTACAGCAATGAAGGTATTATCAACCAGTTAAATCTTGTCGTCAACTCCTATACTCATAAACCAGGTACATTCGAACCGCTGGCTCAGTGTTTGGTCTCGGGTGTATTAAGGGGGGCCGCCGGTGTTGTTGGCTGTAATAACCCGAAGATTAAAGGTGACAGCAGCCACGTTACACTCATTAAAGAGCTACTGGCCAATGATGTCATTGTGGTCGTTACCGGTTGTGCTGCTCAGGCCGCTTCTAAAGCGGGACTTCTCAGTGATGATGCGATTAAATACTGCGGCGAAGGCTTAAGAAAAGTATGCGAACTGGCAGACATTCCGCCTGTCCTGCATATGGGCTCCTGTGTCGATAACAGCCGAATTTTGAATTTAGTCGGTGAAGTGGCTAAGATCCTTGGTCTGGATATGAGCGAACTTCCTGTCGTCGGCGCAGCCATGGAATGGATGTCGGAAAAAGCTGTTGCCATCGGCACGTATGTCGTCACCTCCGGTATCGATACCTTCCTCGGCGTTATCCCTTCGGTTACAGGAAGCCCTGAAGTAACTGATATCTTAACCAACCGTTTGGAAAACAGCGTTGGGGCGAAATTTTTCTTTGAGACCAATCCTGAAATAGCCGCTGAAAAAATCTTAGCTCGGATTGAGGAGAAGAGAACACATGTTGATGCCCTTAACAATCAGAGAATGAATGTTCCGGGGTATGATGATTTAACTCCGGCAGGGTTTTAA
- the acsC gene encoding acetyl-CoA decarbonylase/synthase complex subunit gamma, producing MAMSGLDIYKLTPKTNCKECGFPTCMAFAMKVAAGGAEISKCGHMSDEAMAKLSESTAPLMKAITFGTGDNEYKLGGETVLFRHEETFVNRNRFAVCLTDAMTQEQVDTRIANMKKVDYVRIGEQMKAEIVALQYTGNKEAYLSLINKVKASELKVAYMLICDDASVLKDALPLVQDELPIVFGATNSNYEAMVALVKDKKLPLGLKAANLDELYALAENVQKLDYKELILDTGIASAREAFTNAVQIRRISLKEQDRTFGYPSVVFVNELAKGDKYMEVALASLFTMKYGSIIVLDDIDYARALPLFGLRQNIYTDPQKPMRVEPKIYPINNPGDNSPVLITVDFALTYFVVSGEVERSKVPVWFGIPDAGGYSVLTAWAAGKFSGSVISKFIKESGIEEKTKCRKLIIPGKVAVLKGDIQENLPEWEIVIGPDEAMHLPKFLRTLEGIN from the coding sequence ATGGCAATGTCCGGATTGGATATCTATAAACTGACTCCCAAAACCAACTGTAAAGAATGCGGTTTCCCCACCTGTATGGCTTTTGCGATGAAGGTTGCCGCCGGCGGCGCGGAAATTAGCAAATGCGGCCATATGAGCGACGAAGCGATGGCTAAACTCTCTGAATCAACCGCACCTTTGATGAAAGCGATCACCTTTGGAACGGGCGATAATGAATACAAGCTCGGCGGTGAAACTGTTCTTTTCCGCCATGAAGAAACTTTTGTTAACAGAAACCGTTTTGCCGTATGCCTGACGGATGCGATGACCCAGGAACAAGTTGACACTCGGATCGCCAACATGAAAAAAGTAGATTATGTTCGTATTGGTGAACAGATGAAAGCAGAAATCGTCGCCTTGCAATATACCGGCAACAAAGAGGCTTACCTGTCTCTGATCAACAAGGTAAAAGCTTCGGAATTAAAAGTTGCTTATATGTTGATCTGTGACGACGCTTCCGTTTTGAAGGATGCGTTGCCGCTGGTTCAAGATGAGCTGCCGATTGTTTTTGGTGCTACGAACAGCAATTATGAAGCCATGGTTGCCCTAGTCAAAGATAAAAAACTTCCCTTAGGTTTAAAAGCAGCCAATTTGGATGAACTCTATGCCTTAGCCGAAAACGTTCAGAAATTGGATTACAAGGAATTGATCTTAGATACGGGAATCGCTTCCGCACGTGAAGCTTTTACCAACGCCGTCCAAATTCGCAGGATTTCATTGAAAGAGCAAGACCGTACTTTCGGTTATCCTTCGGTTGTCTTTGTCAATGAGCTGGCTAAAGGCGACAAATACATGGAAGTCGCTCTGGCTTCTCTTTTCACCATGAAATACGGCTCCATCATTGTCCTGGATGACATCGATTATGCGCGTGCTCTTCCGCTCTTTGGTTTAAGACAGAATATCTATACTGATCCGCAAAAACCGATGCGTGTTGAGCCAAAAATCTATCCGATCAACAACCCTGGCGACAACTCACCTGTTCTTATCACCGTTGACTTTGCTCTGACCTACTTCGTTGTTTCCGGTGAAGTAGAAAGATCCAAAGTACCTGTTTGGTTTGGAATTCCTGATGCTGGCGGGTATTCCGTTCTTACGGCATGGGCTGCAGGAAAATTCAGCGGCTCAGTTATCAGTAAATTCATCAAAGAATCCGGTATTGAAGAGAAAACAAAATGCCGTAAGCTGATCATCCCCGGCAAAGTGGCTGTTCTTAAAGGTGATATCCAAGAAAACCTTCCGGAATGGGAAATCGTCATCGGACCCGATGAGGCAATGCATCTGCCTAAGTTCCTGAGAACGCTGGAAGGTATTAACTAA
- a CDS encoding ATP-binding protein codes for MGKTLALAGKGGTGKTTITGLIIDYLIKQKKGSILAVDADANANLNEVLGIEVETTLGEIKEEVNRRETMRDGFPGGMTKGQYLNYQLNASISEGNGYDLLVMGRSEGKGCYCFVNTILREQLDKVSEDYDYVIMDNEAGMEHLSRGTARSIDILLLVSDCSRRGVQAVGRINKLVKELGLKVKEQYLIINKAPEGQLSEGIKEEIALQGLELLGVIALDPLVYDYDTQGIPSVKLPDDSLSKQAVKNICQKIGL; via the coding sequence ATGGGAAAGACACTTGCACTGGCCGGTAAAGGCGGAACAGGGAAAACCACAATAACAGGTCTGATTATTGACTACCTGATCAAGCAGAAGAAAGGCTCTATTCTCGCTGTGGATGCCGATGCCAACGCCAACTTAAATGAGGTGCTTGGCATAGAAGTCGAGACAACACTCGGGGAGATCAAAGAAGAAGTCAATAGGCGCGAGACCATGCGCGACGGATTTCCTGGCGGAATGACCAAAGGGCAATATCTGAACTACCAGTTAAATGCCAGTATTTCTGAAGGCAATGGTTATGATCTGCTCGTCATGGGTAGATCCGAAGGCAAAGGCTGTTATTGTTTCGTCAACACGATCTTAAGAGAACAACTGGATAAAGTCTCTGAAGATTACGATTATGTCATCATGGATAATGAAGCAGGTATGGAACACTTAAGCAGAGGTACTGCCAGAAGTATCGATATTCTGCTTTTGGTCAGTGATTGCTCACGGCGCGGCGTTCAGGCCGTCGGCCGTATCAATAAGCTGGTTAAGGAACTGGGTCTGAAAGTGAAAGAACAGTACTTAATCATCAATAAAGCTCCTGAAGGGCAGTTGAGCGAGGGTATTAAGGAAGAAATAGCCCTGCAAGGCCTGGAGCTACTGGGAGTCATCGCTCTCGATCCACTCGTCTATGATTATGACACCCAGGGAATACCTTCAGTCAAACTGCCTGATGACAGTTTATCCAAACAGGCAGTTAAAAATATTTGTCAAAAAATCGGTTTATAG
- a CDS encoding ATP-binding protein has protein sequence MKIAITGKGGVGKTTFAAILSRLYAAEGFRVLAVDADPDANLALALGFPEEIIAGIVPIAEMKEMIAERTNTPGDSFSKMFKLNPQVDDIPDKYCTRYNGVNLLTMGTVENGGSGCVCPEHVLLKRLTSHLVLHNKDVVVMDMEAGIEHLGRGTAQGVNAFIVVVEPGARSLQTYHKIKKLAADIGVKKVYVVGNKIKDQADKDYVLANVDPDACLGFITYSQNVVHSDRADRSPYADSQVVDEVKAIKDKLSALI, from the coding sequence ATGAAAATTGCAATTACCGGCAAGGGCGGTGTAGGCAAAACGACGTTTGCTGCCATCTTAAGCAGATTATATGCGGCGGAGGGCTTTCGTGTACTGGCTGTCGATGCTGATCCCGATGCGAATCTCGCTTTGGCGTTAGGCTTTCCGGAAGAAATTATTGCCGGAATCGTACCCATTGCGGAAATGAAAGAAATGATTGCCGAACGTACGAACACACCCGGTGACTCCTTTAGCAAAATGTTCAAATTGAATCCACAAGTGGATGACATTCCTGATAAATACTGTACCCGCTATAATGGCGTTAACCTTCTTACCATGGGTACGGTAGAAAACGGCGGATCGGGCTGTGTATGCCCTGAACATGTCCTTCTGAAACGGCTGACTTCACATCTTGTCCTGCATAATAAAGATGTTGTCGTCATGGATATGGAAGCCGGAATCGAGCACTTGGGACGGGGTACCGCTCAGGGAGTCAATGCTTTCATCGTGGTTGTCGAGCCCGGAGCCAGAAGCCTGCAAACCTACCATAAGATAAAAAAACTGGCTGCGGATATCGGAGTTAAAAAAGTTTATGTTGTGGGAAATAAAATCAAAGATCAGGCAGATAAGGATTATGTCCTTGCAAACGTCGATCCCGACGCCTGTCTTGGCTTTATCACCTACAGTCAGAATGTTGTCCATTCCGACAGGGCTGACCGGTCCCCTTATGCTGACAGTCAAGTTGTTGACGAGGTCAAAGCGATTAAAGACAAATTAAGTGCCCTGATATAG
- the acsE gene encoding carbon monoxide dehydrogenase/acetyl-CoA synthase methytransferase subunit — MDRFLVIGERIHCISPVIRQAIADRNPEPILQRAKEQLAAGAYYLDLNIGPAERDGEEVMAWAVQLLQSECDNVPICLDTANKKAIEAGIKVYNRSKGKPIINSADAGPRLGLLDVAAANDAMAIALCAKEGIPSDVEERITYCTEMLEKAMMLGMDPMDLLFDPLFLVIKGMQEKAPEVLETIRQITEMGLRTNAGLSNVSNGAPKNVRPIIDATYCAMAMQCGLTAAIVNPCDQRLMETIKTCDMIKGNMLYADSYLEL, encoded by the coding sequence ATGGATAGATTTTTAGTAATTGGTGAAAGAATCCATTGTATTTCTCCGGTCATCCGCCAGGCAATTGCGGACCGCAACCCTGAACCCATTCTGCAAAGAGCAAAAGAACAACTGGCTGCCGGCGCTTATTATCTTGATTTGAATATCGGACCTGCCGAAAGAGACGGCGAAGAAGTCATGGCTTGGGCTGTACAGCTCCTGCAAAGCGAATGCGACAATGTGCCTATTTGCTTGGATACTGCTAATAAGAAAGCCATCGAAGCCGGTATCAAAGTGTATAACCGTTCCAAAGGAAAGCCGATCATCAACTCTGCCGATGCTGGACCGCGTCTCGGACTCCTGGATGTTGCTGCTGCTAATGACGCTATGGCTATCGCCCTGTGCGCGAAAGAAGGCATTCCCTCTGATGTTGAAGAACGTATCACCTATTGCACCGAAATGTTGGAAAAAGCCATGATGCTGGGTATGGATCCGATGGATCTGCTCTTTGACCCCCTGTTCCTGGTCATCAAAGGCATGCAGGAGAAAGCGCCTGAAGTATTGGAAACCATTCGCCAAATCACCGAAATGGGCCTTAGAACCAACGCCGGCTTAAGCAACGTTTCCAACGGCGCACCGAAAAATGTTCGCCCGATTATCGATGCTACCTACTGTGCAATGGCTATGCAGTGTGGATTAACTGCAGCTATTGTTAACCCTTGCGACCAAAGACTTATGGAAACCATTAAAACGTGTGACAT